A genome region from Aphelocoma coerulescens isolate FSJ_1873_10779 chromosome Z unlocalized genomic scaffold, UR_Acoe_1.0 ChrZ, whole genome shotgun sequence includes the following:
- the ZBTB5 gene encoding zinc finger and BTB domain-containing protein 5 yields the protein MDFPGHFEQVFQQLNYQRLHGQLCDCVIVVGNRHFKAHRSVLAACSTHFRALFTVAEGDQTMNMIQLDSEVVTAEAFAALIDMMYTSTLMLGESNVMDVLLAASHLHLNSVVKACKHYLTTRTLPLSPPSERAQEQSARLQRSFMLQQLGLSIVSSALGSSQGAEEPPGAMGSSMRSSLEQRAAFPIRRLHKRKQSSEDRARQRIRPAMDEPVSDVAAESGQPVVHSREDFFSPDSLKIVDNSKADTVADNQEDNTIMFDQSFGAQEDAQVPSQSDNGGGNISQMSMASQATQVETSFDQEAAAEKSNFPCENPEVSLNEKEHMRVVVKSEPLSSPEPQDEVSDVTSQAEGSESVEVEGGVVSAEKIELSPESSDRSFSDPQSSTDRVGDIHIMEVSNNLEHKSSFSISNFLNKSRGGGFGASQNNDDNIPNTTSDCRMDSDASYLMSPESGPAGGHSSAAVSHVENPFSEPTDSHFVRPMQDVMGLPCVQTSGYRAAEQFGMDFPRSGLGLHSLSRAMMGSVRGGAGGFPGYRRIAPKMPVVTSVRGSQLQESSSGSQLMMNGSTSFESGHLSQPGPPQLTRASADVLSKCKKALSEHNVLVVEGARKYACKICCKTFLTLTDCKKHIRVHTGEKPYACLKCGKRFSQSSHLYKHSKTTCLRWQSSNLPSSLL from the coding sequence ATGGATTTTCCAGGACACTTTGAACAAGTCTTCCAGCAGCTCAACTACCAGAGGCTCCATGGGCAGCTGTGCGACTGCGTCATCGTGGTGGGAAACAGGCACTTCAAAGCTCACCGCTCCGTGCTGGCCGCCTGCAGCACGCACTTCCGAGCGCTCTTCACCGTGGCCGAGGGGGACCAGACCATGAACATGATCCAGCTGGACAGCGAGGTGGTGACGGCGGAGGCTTTTGCCGCGCTCATAGACATGATGTACACATCCACGCTCATGCTGGGGGAGAGCAATGTGATGGACGTGCTGCTGGCTGCGTCCCACCTGCACCTCAACTCTGTGGTGAAGGCCTGCAAGCACTACCTGACGACCCGGACGCTGCCGCTGTCCCCGCCGAGCGAGCGCGCGCAGGAGCAGAGCGCGCGCCTGCAGCGCTCCTtcatgctgcagcagctggggctcaGCATCGTCAGCTCGGCGCTGGGCTCCTCGCAGGGCGCTGAGGAGCCGCCCGGCGCCATGGGCTCCTCCATGCggagcagcctggagcagcGCGCCGCCTTCCCCATCCGCCGCCTCCACAAGCGGAAGCAGTCCTCTGAGGACCGTGCCCGCCAGCGCATCCGGCCTGCCATGGACGAGCCCGTGTCGGACGTGGCTGCAGAGAGCGGGCAGCCCGTCGTCCACTCGCGTGAAGATTTCTTCTCTCCGGACTCGCTGAAGATTGTGGACAACTCCAAGGCCGACACGGTTGCTGATAACCAGGAGGACAACACGATCATGTTTGACCAGTCCTTTGGTGCTCAGGAGGATGCTCAAGTGCCCAGCCAGTCAGACAACGGCGGGGGAAACATTTCCCAAATGTCCATGGCATCGCAGGCCACACAGGTGGAAACCAGCTTTGAccaggaggctgctgctgagAAGAGCAACTTCCCATGTGAAAATCCAGAGGTCAGCCTGAATGAGAAGGAGCACATGAGGGTGGTGGTGAAGTCTGAGCCGCTGAGCTCCCCAGAGCCTCAGGATGAGGTGAGCGATGTCACCTCCCAGGCGGAGGGCAGTGAGTCTGTAGAGGTGGAAGGAGGAGTGGTGAGCGCAGAGAAGATAGAGCTGAGTCCTGAGAGCAGCGACCGCAGTTTCTCTGACCCTCAGTCCAGCACTGACAGGGTGGGAGACATCCACATTATGGAGGTGTCCAACAACCTGGAACACAAGTCttctttcagcatttcaaaTTTTTTGAATAAAAGCAGAGGAGGTGGCTTTGGTGCCAGCCAAAACAACGACGACAACATTCCCAACACCACCAGCGACTGCAGGATGGACAGTGACGCCTCTTACCTAATGAGCCCGGAGTCGGGGCCCGCTGGTGGCCACTCATCTGCTGCCGTTTCCCACGTCGAGAACCCGTTCAGTGAGCCCACGGACTCGCACTTCGTGAGGCCCATGCAGGATGTGATGGGTCTGCCATGTGTGCAGACCTCCGGGTACCGAGCAGCGGAGCAGTTTGGCATGGATTTCCCACGCTCAGGCCTGGGCTTGCACTCGCTGTCTCGGGCCATGATGGGCTCAGTGAGAGGTGGAGCTGGTGGCTTTCCTGGCTACCGCCGCATTGCCCCCAAAATGCCCGTGGTGACCTCTGTGCGGGGctcgcagctgcaggagagctCATCCGGATCCCAGCTGATGATGAACGGGAGCACTTCCTTTGAGAGTGGGCACCTGTCGCAGCCTGGCCCGCCGCAGCTGACCAGGGCGTCCGCGGATGTCCTGTCCAAGTGCAAGAAGGCTCTGTCGGAGCACAACGTGCTGGTGGTGGAGGGCGCACGCAAGTACGCCTGCAAGATCTGCTGCAAGACCTTCCTGACGCTCACGGACTGCAAGAAGCACATCCGTGTGCACACGGGGGAGAAGCCCTACGCCTGCCTCAAGTGTGGCAAGCGCTTCAGCCAGTCCAGCCACCTCTACAAACACTCTAAGACCACCTGCCTTAGGTGGCAGAGCAGCAACCTGCCCAGCAGTTTGCTGTAa